From Pseudonocardia autotrophica, one genomic window encodes:
- the mftB gene encoding mycofactocin biosynthesis chaperone MftB (MftB, a small protein, is a peptide chaperone that assists the radical SAM enzyme MftC in performing two modifications to the C-terminal Val-Tyr dipeptide of the mycofactocin precursor peptide, MftA. MftB's role is analogous to the role of PqqD in the biosynthesis of PQQ, a cofactor that derives entirely from a Tyr and a Glu in the precursor PqqA.) produces the protein MSTKPLDATVPDGAAGSFDPAAPYRVSESVSLRPEPFGALVYDFTTRKLSFLKTPELVEVVKGLGDQPDAQSAIEAAGVPETQHEAYLKALAGLLRSGTIVSR, from the coding sequence GTGTCTACTAAGCCGCTCGACGCCACGGTGCCGGACGGTGCCGCGGGGTCCTTCGACCCCGCGGCGCCGTACCGGGTCAGCGAGAGCGTGTCGCTGCGCCCCGAGCCGTTCGGTGCCCTGGTGTACGACTTCACGACCCGCAAGCTGTCCTTCCTCAAGACCCCGGAGCTGGTCGAGGTCGTCAAGGGCCTCGGGGACCAGCCCGACGCGCAGTCCGCGATCGAGGCCGCCGGTGTCCCGGAGACCCAGCACGAGGCCTACCTGAAAGCCCTGGCCGGGCTGCTGCGCTCCGGCACGATCGTCTCCCGCTAG
- the mftA gene encoding mycofactocin precursor MftA (Mycofactocin is a small molecule electron carrier derived from the final two amino acids, Val-Tyr, of MftA, the mycofactocin precursor. It plays a role in redox homeostasis and the metabolism of alcohols and aldehydes in Actinobacteria, including Mycobacterium tuberculosis.) — translation MSEHQNEDTLVEETLVEEVSIDGMCGVY, via the coding sequence ATGAGTGAGCACCAGAACGAGGACACCCTGGTCGAGGAGACCCTCGTCGAGGAGGTCTCCATCGACGGCATGTGCGGTGTCTACTAA
- a CDS encoding DUF952 domain-containing protein, whose amino-acid sequence MTVDETLLHLCTPAERAAYELAGRIAPPSLDEVGFVHLSTPDQVALPAQRLFAGRTDLSLLVVDPAVLTDAGVEVRWEPGVPGDPESMRFPHAYGAVPAEAIRAVLPYPPGPDGFTAPQLP is encoded by the coding sequence ATGACGGTGGACGAGACGCTGCTGCACCTGTGCACCCCCGCCGAGCGGGCCGCCTACGAGCTCGCCGGACGGATCGCGCCACCCTCGCTGGACGAGGTGGGTTTCGTCCATCTGTCCACCCCGGACCAGGTCGCCCTTCCCGCGCAGCGTCTGTTCGCCGGGCGGACCGACCTGTCCCTGCTCGTCGTCGATCCGGCGGTGCTCACCGACGCCGGCGTCGAGGTCCGGTGGGAGCCCGGCGTGCCCGGCGACCCGGAGTCGATGCGCTTCCCGCACGCGTACGGCGCCGTGCCCGCGGAGGCGATCCGCGCGGTGCTGCCGTACCCGCCCGGCCCGGACGGGTTCACCGCACCGCAGCTGCCCTGA